Proteins from one Coturnix japonica isolate 7356 chromosome 5, Coturnix japonica 2.1, whole genome shotgun sequence genomic window:
- the IGHMBP2 gene encoding DNA-binding protein SMUBP-2 encodes MAAEAAERQLELLREEREAEIAERRAWQESVSLKELQRRGVCLLKLQAANQRTGLYGRLLVTFQPRKHDSDAELPYNSFGPGDIVGLYDSAGQGDLLSTGIVTRVTSKAVTVAFEESRDGMLSVDHESSYRLLKLTNDITYNRIKKALNALKHYHGGPASHLIDVLFFSLDPSPSSETKPLKLYNDSLDASQREAVSFSLAQKELAIIHGPPGTGKTTTVVEIILQAVQQGQKVLCCAPSNVAVDNLVERLAGYKARILRLGHPARLLEPIQQHSLDAVLARSDSAQIVADVRKDIDQAFAKSKKAQDKGERGHFLSEIKALRKELKEREETAMTVALTHASVVLATNTGASSDGPLKLLPENYFDLVVIDECAQALEASCWIPLLKAPKCILAGDHKQLPPTIISHKAATKGLSLSLMERVIKRYGEKVVKMLTVQYRMHEAIMQWASSEMYDGRLSAHPSVAQHLLKDLPGITCTEETTIPLLLIDTAGCGLFELEVEDEQSKGNPGEVQLAGLHIQALVDAGVKAQDIAVVAPYNLQVDMLREHLCHKYPELEIKSVDGFQGREKEAVILSFVRSNRKGEVGFLAEDRRINVAVTRARRHVAIICDSRTVGSQAFLGRLLEHFRQHGQVHTAFEYLNDLVPENYSHGGEQQQSTKAPAAPSTKQQPAPRRKPKAAAKAAPQKQEARCSPSTSRPGGESPGTKGDTNKFKAELEAFLQSDKTQLDFPSSLSPHDRMLIHHLAEEHGLQHISTGEGRDRYISIRKELGQAVVAPAATPSEQQPAPQTQDSSGEVPAPTKPEEISEGSGKVDLKRLHLERVQREKARREEMARKAQESSVSTRGSSRKKDKSECKGKAAAKTTADGASEEDIDALISAAIKADNTCGFPHCKASVTTLGQICPHCNRRYCFSHHIPEVHSCGDKAKAHARQWISREGVLYPGSGPKDKSLDPTKRAHLQRRLDKKLSDLTNQRKSKKKGKEK; translated from the exons atggcggcggagGCGGCTGAGCGGCAGCTGGAGTTGCTAAGGGAGGAGCGAGAAGCTGAGATCGCAGAGAGAAG AGCATGGCAGGAAAGCGTCTCCCTAAAGGAACTGCAGCGCAGAGGCGTCTGCTTACTAAAACTTCAAGCTGCCAACCAAAGAACTGGCCTCTATGGGCGTCTGCTTGTGACATTTCAGCCTAGAAAACATGATTCAGATGCCGAGCTGCCTTATAACAGTTTTGGGCCTG GTGACATCGTGGGCCTTTACGATTCAGCTGGCCAAGGTGATCTGCTCTCCACTGGCATCGTAACACGTGTCACCTCCAAAGCAGTGACCGTTGCCTTTGAGGAGTCTCGAGATGGCATGCTGAGCGTGGATCATGAGAGCTCGTACCGCCTGCTGAAGTTAACCAATGATATCACCTACAACAGGATAAAAAA aGCTTTAAATGCACTAAAGCATTATCACGGTGGTCCAGCCTCTCATCTGATTGAtgtcctcttcttttctttggatCCAAGCCCATCCAGTGAAACAA agcctttaAAGCTCTACAATGACTCGCTGGATGCATCACAGAGGGAGGCTGTCTCCTTCTCACTAGCACAAAAGGAGCTTGCCATCATCCATGGACCACCTGGCACAGGGAAGACCACAACAGTGGTAGAGATCATCTTGCAAGCTGTCCAGCAAGGCCAGAAA GTCCTATGCTGTGCCCCTTCCAACGTTGCAGTGGATAACCTGGTGGAAAGGCTGGCTGGCTATAAAGCCCGTATCCTGAGGCTTGGGCACCCTGCTCGTCTACTGGAGCCCATCCAGCAGCATTCCTTGGATGCAGTCTTGGCCCGCAGTGACAGTGCCCAGATAGTGGCAGATGTCAGGAAGGACATCGACCAGGCTTTT gcAAAATCCAAAAAGGCTCAAGACAAAGGGGAGCGGGGCCATTTTCTCAGCGAGATTAAGGCACTgagaaaggagctgaaggaaCGAGAAGAAACTGCCATGACTGTAGCCCTTACCCACGCCAGTGTAGTCCTTGCTACAAATACAG GTGCTTCTTCTGATGGCCCGCTGAAGCTGCTGCCTGAGAACTACTTTGATCTGGTGGTGATAGATGAGTGTGCCCAGGCCCTGGAAGCCAGCTGCTGGATACCTCTGCTGAAAGCTCCAAAGTGTATCCTGGCTGGGGACCACAAGCAGCTTCCCCCCACCATCATCAGCCACAA AGCTGCTACCAAGGGCCTTTCACTCAGCTTGATGGAGCGTGTCATCAAGAGGTACGGGGAGAAGGTTGTGAAGATGCTGACAGTGCAGTACCGGATGCATGAAGCCATCATGCAATGGGCTTCCTCAGAGATGTACGACGGCCGGCTCAGTGCTCACCCATCAGTAGCCCAGCATCTACTCAA GGACCTGCCAGGCATCACCTGCACAGAAGAAACCACGATTCCCTTACTGCTCATAGACACTGCTGGCTGTGGCCTGTTCGAGCTGGAAGTGGAAGATGAACAGTCTAAGGGGAATCCAG GAGAAGTGCAGCTGGCTGGTTTGCACATCCAGGCTTTGGTAGATGCTGGTGTGAAGGCGCAAGACATCGCTGTTGTTGCCCCCTACAACCTCCAG GTGGACATGTTGAGGGAGCATCTTTGCCACAAGTACCCTGAGCTAGAGATTAAATCAGTTGATGGTTTCcaaggcagagagaaagaggcAGTGATCCTGTCATTTGTGAGATCCAACAGGAAAG GTGAGGTGGGTTTTCTCGCCGAGGACCGTCGGATCAATGTTGCTGTGACACGTGCCCGGCGCCACGTGGCCATCATCTGTGACAGCCGCACAGTGGGCAGCCAGGCCTTCCTTGGGAGGCTGCTGGAGCACTTCAGGCAGCACGGCCAGGTGCACACAGCATTTGAGTACCTCAATGACCTCGTGCCTGAAAACTACTCCCAcggaggggagcagcagcagagcaccaaggctcctgcagcacccagcactaAACAGCAGCCAGCTCCAAGGAGGAAacccaaagcagcagctaaaGCAGCTCCTCAAAAGCAAGAAGCACGTTGCTCCCCTAGCACAAGTAGACCTGGGGGAGAGAGCCCAGGGACAAAAGGTGACACAAACAAGTTTAAAGCTGAGCTGGAAGCCTTCCTGCAGAGTGACAAGACACAGCTGGATTTCCCCTCATCTCTCAGTCCACACGACCGGATGCTGATTCACCACCTGGCCGAGGAGCACGGGCTGCAGCACATCAGCACCGGGGAGGGCAGAGACCGCTACATCAGCATTCGCAAGGAGCTTGGTCAGGCTGTGGTAGCCCCAGCCGCAACCCCcagtgagcagcagcctgctcctCAGACACAGGACTCCAGTGGGGAAGTTCCAGCCCCTACTAAACCTGAAGAAATAAGTGAGGGCTCAGGGAAAGTGGACCTGAAAAGGCTGCACCTGGAGAGAGTGCAGAGGGAGAAGGCCAGGCGGGAGGAGATGGCAAGAAAAGCTCAGGAGTCCAGCGTTAGTACtcggggcagcagcaggaagaaagacaaaagtgAATGCAAAG gaaaagcagcagctaaaaCCACAGCAGACGGTGCTTCGGAGGAAGATATAGACGCTCTGATTTCTGCTGCCATTAAAGCTGACAACACCTGTGGCTTCCCCCACTGCAAAGCCAGTGTCACAACCCTGGGCCAGATCTGCCCGCACTGCAACAGGCGATACTGCTTCAGCCATCACATCCCAGAG GTTCACAGCTGCGGGGACAAGGCCAAGGCACACGCTCGGCAGTGGATCAGTAGGGAGGGGGTTCTGTACCCTGGGAGCGGCCCTAAGGATAAATCCCTGGACCCCACCAAGAGAGCCCATCTCCAGCGCCGCCTGGACAAGAAGCTCAGTGACCTGACAAACCAGCGcaagagcaagaagaaaggcaaggagaaatga
- the SYT12 gene encoding synaptotagmin-12 — MDSGHMGRYRLSATASPPRWEIGIYAAGALALLGIAAVNLWKLWRSGSYPAPSPFPNYDYRYLEQKYGTAYSDIKHKRGAAACSLKPLPSRKASLRGADTCESINELGSLELMSRDLGLAPYGPLKKSVSADSLNSVSSIGNNFGQDFTVGQVEVSMEYDGKAAALHVTLLQGKDLLEKEDARFESCFMRISLLPAEQIVGISRIQRSAYAVAFDERFSIPLDPAALEEDSLRFSVFGIDEDERNVSTGVAELKLSDLDLTVRPFNAWLYLQDMNKTVDTVGEILLSLSYLPTAERLTVVVVKAKNLIWSNGKGTADPFVKVYLLQDGRKISKKKDDTNPVFNEAMIFSVPAIVLQDLSLRVTVAESGEDGRADNVGHVLIGPAASGMGITHWNQMLATLRKPVSMWHPLRRN, encoded by the exons ATGGACAGCGGGCACATGGGCAGATACCGGCTGAGCG CCACCGCCAGCCCTCCTCGCTGGGAGATCGGCATCTACGCTGCAGGAGCTCTGGCGCTGCTGGGCATTGCAGCTGTCAACCTGTGGAAGCTCTGGCGTTCTGGCAGCTACCCCGCGCCTTCCCCATTCCCCAACTATGACTATCGTTACCTGGAGCAGAAGTACGGGACGGCCTATTCAGACATCAAGCACAAG CGTGGGGCAGCAGcgtgcagcttgaagccattgCCCAGCCGCAAAGCCAGTCTGCGAGGCGCTGACACCTGCGAGAGCATCAATgagctgggcagcctggagcTGATGAGCAGGGACCTGGGGCTGGCCCCCTACGGGCCCCTAAAGAAATCTGTCTCAGCCGACTCCCTCAACTCCGTCTCATCCATCGGGAACAACTTCGGGCAGGATTTCACCGTGGGGCAGGTGGAGGTGTCCATGGAGTACGATGGGAAGGCGGCCGCCCTGCATGTCACCCTCTTGCAGGGCAAGGATCTGCTGGAGAAGGAGGATGCTCGCTTCGAGTCTTGCTTCATGCGCATcagcctgctgccagctgagcaGATCGTGGGCATCTCCCGG ATCCAGCGCAGTGCCTACGCCGTGGCCTTCGATGAGCGTTTCTCCATCCCACTGGACCCTGCGGCTCTGGAGGAGGACAGCCTACGCTTCTCTGTCTTTGGCATTGATGAGGACGAGAGGAACGTCAGCACTGGTGTAGCGGAGCTCAAACTCTCTGACCTGGATCTGACTGTGCGCCCCTTCAACGCTTGGCTCTACCTGCAGGACATGAACAAG ACAGTTGACACGGTGGGGGAGATCCTGCTCTCCCTCAGCTACCTGCCCACAGCTGAGCGGCTGACGGTGGTGGTGGTCAAAGCCAAAAACCTCATCTGGAGCAATGGCAAAGGGACTGCAG ATCCCTTTGTCAAAGTCTacctgctgcaggatgggaggAAGATCAGCAAGAAGAAGGATGACACCAACCCTGTATTCAATGAGGCCATGATCTTCTCGGTGCCAGCTATTGTGCTCCAG GACCTGTCCCTGCGGGTGACAGTGGCTGAGAGTGGTGAGGATGGCCGTGCTGACAACGTGGGTCACGTCCTGATCGGCCCAGCAGCCAGTGGCATGGGCATCACACACTGGAACCAGATGCTGGCCACGCTGAGGAAGCCTGTGTCCATGTGGCATCCGCTGCGGAGGAATTAG